A single window of Achromobacter xylosoxidans DNA harbors:
- a CDS encoding C39 family peptidase: MNQTYFIMPRLLAVAALAAANAVAAGASSNAILPGPVGVLLLTHSSHGIVPVRSWKHLRDDRIVKQDLDYSCGAASLATLLDSHYGQAITEEQLLKAMDKTDGRASFEDMTNALAQFGFKAQGFAASFDQLARLRMPVIVYMKHRKDDHFSVLRGINGDTVWLADPSMGNRTFSRTQFESMWNVRGEALSGKFLAVLPIDPETTAANTFFSKAPRRQTANTVKQLTIHPIP, translated from the coding sequence ATGAACCAGACATATTTCATCATGCCGCGGCTTCTCGCCGTTGCCGCGCTGGCAGCGGCCAACGCTGTTGCGGCCGGCGCGTCGAGCAATGCCATTCTTCCCGGCCCGGTAGGCGTTCTGCTCCTGACGCACTCCAGCCATGGAATCGTTCCGGTAAGAAGCTGGAAACATTTGCGCGACGACCGGATAGTCAAGCAGGATCTGGACTACTCTTGCGGCGCCGCATCTCTCGCCACCCTACTCGACAGCCACTATGGTCAGGCAATCACCGAAGAACAACTTCTTAAGGCCATGGACAAGACCGATGGAAGAGCCAGCTTCGAGGACATGACAAATGCTCTCGCCCAGTTCGGCTTCAAGGCTCAAGGCTTTGCCGCGAGTTTTGACCAATTGGCCCGGCTTAGAATGCCAGTCATCGTTTACATGAAGCACCGCAAGGACGACCACTTCAGCGTCTTGCGAGGCATCAACGGAGACACCGTATGGCTGGCGGATCCATCGATGGGCAATCGTACATTCAGTCGTACACAGTTTGAATCTATGTGGAATGTGAGGGGAGAGGCGCTTTCAGGGAAATTCTTGGCGGTGTTACCGATTGACCCCGAGACAACAGCTGCAAACACTTTTTTTTCCAAGGCGCCTCGCCGTCAAACCGCCAATACAGTCAAGCAACTGACGATTCATCCGATACCCTAA
- a CDS encoding C45 family autoproteolytic acyltransferase/hydolase: protein MPYKYVRIAGNRRQVGVALGKLARPLMATYLDQSATWKALRPWRGHPYVAELGEQARRALPAVWDELEGLAEGLGMPLADVLLWNCRGDLLHSSGSGDGCTSVALKAADGTRWIGHNEDGDPFLYGRCHLVDVALDDAPGYLSFYYPGSLPGHTFGANRAGLVQTINNLRTRLRQPGVPRMLLARAVLDCATLDEAVALLRDAQRAGGFHHTLGSAADARVFSVEASPGAASVLEIGTRYGHANHMVHQASRGQTQIITDSSRERQRRIEGIVDTWSPATVGADLLTALHDTEGELPILRTDPKDPDGENTLATAIFEIGDGEVTLRVYDRKPKADIVLDVMNDPE, encoded by the coding sequence ATGCCCTACAAGTATGTACGCATCGCCGGCAACCGGCGCCAGGTCGGCGTGGCGCTAGGCAAGCTGGCCCGCCCGCTGATGGCGACCTACCTGGACCAGAGCGCCACCTGGAAGGCGCTGCGCCCCTGGCGCGGCCACCCCTACGTGGCGGAACTGGGCGAACAGGCCCGGCGCGCCCTTCCCGCCGTGTGGGACGAACTGGAGGGGCTGGCCGAGGGGCTGGGGATGCCGCTGGCGGACGTGTTGCTGTGGAACTGCCGGGGCGACCTGCTGCACAGCAGCGGCAGCGGCGACGGCTGCACGTCGGTGGCGCTGAAGGCGGCCGACGGCACCCGCTGGATCGGCCACAACGAGGACGGCGATCCGTTCCTGTACGGCCGCTGCCATCTGGTCGACGTGGCGCTGGACGACGCGCCCGGCTACCTGAGCTTCTATTACCCGGGTTCCCTGCCCGGCCACACCTTCGGGGCCAATCGCGCCGGCCTGGTGCAGACCATCAACAACCTGCGCACGCGCCTGCGCCAGCCCGGCGTGCCGCGCATGCTGCTGGCGCGCGCGGTGCTCGACTGCGCCACCCTGGACGAGGCCGTGGCGTTGCTGCGCGACGCGCAGCGCGCCGGCGGCTTCCACCATACGCTGGGCTCGGCCGCCGATGCCCGCGTCTTCAGCGTCGAGGCGTCGCCCGGCGCCGCGTCGGTCCTGGAGATCGGCACCCGCTACGGCCATGCCAACCACATGGTGCACCAGGCCAGCCGCGGCCAGACGCAGATCATCACCGACTCGTCGCGCGAGCGCCAGCGCCGCATCGAGGGCATCGTCGACACCTGGTCGCCCGCCACCGTCGGCGCCGACCTGCTGACGGCGTTGCATGACACCGAGGGCGAACTGCCGATCCTGCGCACCGATCCCAAGGACCCGGACGGCGAAAACACGCTCGCCACCGCGATCTTCGAGATCGGCGATGGCGAGGTGACGCTGCGGGTCTACGACCGCAAGCCGAAGGCGGACATCGTGCTGGATGTGATGAACGATCCGGAGTAG
- the glnH gene encoding glutamine ABC transporter substrate-binding protein GlnH, giving the protein MIKRKVAAALVGLSVAMFGAASGAYAQGKELVVATDTAFVPFEFKQGNTYTGFDVDLWAAIAKELNVKYKLQPMDFNGIIPGLQTKNIDVALAGITIRDDRKKVIDFSDPYYESGLAILVGEKNTDIKDAKSLAGKTVAVKTGTATVDFLKAQVPDAKLKLFPNIDNAYLELATGRVDAAVHDTPNVQYYANTAGKGRVKVVGSVKSGDFYGIAFPKGSELVPQVNKALATLKSNGQYDAIYEKWFGKKP; this is encoded by the coding sequence ATGATTAAACGTAAAGTCGCCGCCGCCTTGGTCGGCCTGTCCGTGGCCATGTTCGGCGCCGCCTCCGGCGCCTACGCCCAAGGCAAGGAATTGGTGGTGGCCACCGACACGGCGTTCGTGCCGTTCGAGTTCAAGCAGGGCAACACCTATACCGGCTTCGACGTGGACCTGTGGGCGGCCATCGCCAAGGAACTGAACGTCAAGTACAAGCTGCAGCCGATGGACTTCAACGGCATCATCCCCGGCCTGCAGACCAAGAACATCGACGTGGCGCTGGCCGGCATCACCATCCGCGATGACCGCAAGAAGGTGATCGACTTCTCCGATCCCTACTACGAAAGCGGCCTGGCCATCCTGGTCGGCGAAAAGAACACCGACATCAAGGACGCCAAGTCGCTGGCCGGCAAGACCGTCGCGGTCAAGACCGGCACGGCCACCGTGGACTTCCTGAAGGCCCAGGTGCCGGACGCCAAGCTCAAGCTGTTCCCCAACATCGACAACGCCTACCTGGAACTGGCCACCGGCCGGGTCGATGCCGCCGTGCACGACACGCCCAACGTCCAGTACTACGCCAACACGGCTGGCAAGGGCCGCGTCAAGGTGGTCGGCTCGGTCAAGAGCGGCGACTTCTACGGCATCGCCTTCCCCAAGGGCAGCGAACTGGTGCCGCAGGTCAACAAGGCCCTGGCCACGCTCAAGTCCAACGGCCAGTACGACGCCATCTACGAGAAGTGGTTCGGCAAGAAGCCCTGA
- the glnP gene encoding glutamine ABC transporter permease GlnP, protein MDFDWNVVMEALPNLWVGTQMTIKITFWGLFGGFLLGALSGVTRAYGHPILSGIAQVYVAVIRGTPIVVQVMFIYFALPLLANIRVDAEWAAIVTLIINSGAYISEIVRGSLLSVHKGLKEAGQAMGLPFHKILFHIIGPVAFRRMIPPLGNQCIISLKDSSLFIVIGVAELTRQGQEIMASNFRAVEIWSAIAIVYLILTGTMALILHLVEKRMRIL, encoded by the coding sequence GTGGATTTTGACTGGAATGTAGTGATGGAGGCGTTGCCCAACCTGTGGGTGGGCACGCAGATGACCATCAAGATCACCTTTTGGGGCCTGTTCGGCGGCTTTCTGCTGGGCGCGCTCTCCGGCGTGACGCGGGCCTACGGGCATCCGATACTGTCGGGCATCGCCCAGGTGTATGTCGCGGTGATCCGCGGCACGCCGATCGTGGTGCAGGTGATGTTCATTTATTTCGCCTTGCCGCTCTTGGCGAACATCCGGGTGGACGCCGAGTGGGCGGCCATCGTCACGCTCATCATCAATTCAGGCGCCTATATTTCCGAGATCGTGCGCGGTTCGCTGCTGTCGGTCCACAAGGGGCTGAAGGAAGCCGGGCAGGCGATGGGCCTGCCGTTTCACAAGATCCTGTTCCACATCATCGGGCCGGTGGCGTTCCGCCGCATGATTCCGCCGCTGGGCAACCAGTGCATCATCAGCCTGAAGGATTCGTCGCTGTTCATCGTGATCGGCGTCGCGGAACTGACCCGCCAGGGCCAGGAGATCATGGCCAGCAACTTCCGCGCGGTCGAGATCTGGTCGGCGATCGCCATCGTCTACCTGATCCTGACGGGCACGATGGCGCTGATCCTGCACCTGGTGGAAAAAAGGATGCGCATACTATGA
- the glnQ gene encoding glutamine ABC transporter ATP-binding protein GlnQ gives MSMVEFHDVTKTFGASTVLDGISLNIDAGEVVVVVGPSGSGKSTFLRCINVLETINGGDLLVDGLSVHGGAAQVREIRREAGMVFQQFNLFPQMTALQNVMFGPVHTRGQSRDEARELAEQLLGKVGLAERMNHYPSELSGGQQQRVAIARALAIKPKLMLFDEPTSALDPELRHEVLKVMRDLAEEGMTMVVVTHEMEFARKVGSRLIFIDAGKIAHDGPPAELLDNPPSQRLRDFLQHVA, from the coding sequence ATGAGCATGGTTGAATTTCATGACGTCACCAAGACGTTCGGCGCGTCCACGGTGCTGGACGGCATCTCGCTCAACATCGACGCGGGCGAGGTGGTCGTGGTGGTGGGGCCGTCCGGCTCCGGCAAGTCCACCTTCCTGCGGTGCATCAATGTGCTCGAAACGATCAACGGCGGCGATCTGCTGGTCGACGGCCTGAGCGTGCACGGCGGCGCCGCCCAGGTGCGCGAGATCCGGCGCGAGGCCGGCATGGTGTTCCAGCAGTTCAATCTGTTCCCGCAGATGACCGCGCTGCAGAATGTCATGTTCGGGCCGGTGCACACGCGCGGACAGAGCCGCGACGAGGCGCGCGAACTGGCCGAGCAACTGCTGGGCAAGGTCGGGCTGGCCGAGCGCATGAACCACTACCCATCCGAACTGTCCGGCGGCCAGCAGCAGCGCGTGGCGATCGCCCGCGCGTTGGCGATCAAGCCCAAGCTGATGCTGTTCGACGAGCCGACTTCGGCGCTCGATCCGGAACTGCGCCACGAGGTGCTGAAGGTGATGCGCGACCTGGCCGAGGAGGGCATGACCATGGTGGTGGTCACGCACGAAATGGAATTCGCGCGCAAGGTCGGCAGCCGCCTGATCTTCATCGACGCCGGCAAGATCGCGCATGACGGTCCGCCAGCCGAGTTGCTGGACAATCCGCCCAGCCAGCGCCTGAGGGACTTCCTGCAACACGTGGCCTGA
- a CDS encoding cysteine hydrolase family protein yields the protein MHHPTIRTMAGATAPQSLNPGATALLVIDFQEEYFSGRMPIPDGLRALRNARRLVEHADRAGIAVIHVQHVLPPGSPLFPEDGPGSRFHPELQPAAGHGVVRKTQVSAFPGTDLHERLQAGGVGTVVVAGLMTHACVAGAARDAVPLGYQVIVAEDACATRDIDGREGVVPHATLHRATLAALDDTFADIMTTEQVLALPAKPASR from the coding sequence ATGCACCACCCCACGATCCGCACGATGGCCGGCGCGACCGCGCCGCAATCGCTGAACCCCGGCGCCACGGCGCTGCTGGTGATCGATTTCCAGGAAGAGTATTTCAGCGGCCGCATGCCCATTCCCGACGGGCTGCGGGCCCTGCGCAACGCCCGGCGGCTGGTCGAGCACGCCGACCGCGCCGGCATCGCGGTGATCCACGTGCAGCATGTGCTGCCCCCTGGCAGCCCGCTGTTTCCGGAGGATGGCCCCGGTTCGCGCTTCCACCCCGAGCTGCAACCCGCGGCGGGCCACGGCGTGGTGCGCAAGACCCAGGTCAGCGCGTTTCCCGGCACGGACCTGCACGAACGGTTGCAGGCCGGCGGCGTCGGCACGGTGGTCGTCGCCGGCCTGATGACGCACGCCTGCGTGGCCGGCGCCGCGCGCGACGCGGTGCCGCTGGGCTACCAGGTGATCGTGGCGGAGGATGCCTGCGCCACGCGCGACATCGACGGCCGTGAAGGCGTGGTGCCGCACGCCACGCTGCACCGGGCGACGCTGGCGGCGCTGGACGACACTTTCGCCGACATCATGACGACGGAACAGGTGCTGGCCCTGCCCGCCAAGCCCGCGTCGCGCTAG
- a CDS encoding GlxA family transcriptional regulator, with protein MHTVAVLAFEGISPFHLSVPCMVFGDDLARLGVPRYELLVCGERRGLIPTMSGFNIEVPHDLSALARADTVIVPAWRDPDEPPPPALLGALRATHARGARVVGLCLGTFVLAEAGLLDGRRAATHWVWAGDFRKRYPRVRLDQDVLYVDDGDILTSAGTAAAIDCCLHLLRGDHGAEIANRVARRMVVAPQRDGGQAQYIEHPLPKAAGGDRLRATLDWAIEHLDQPLCLDQLAARASMSRRNFTRHFKAQTGATVSQWLLNHRLASTQRLLETSDHGIDCIAGLVGFGSAASLRQHFAAAFSVSPGAYRRQFRQAPGPRRAA; from the coding sequence ATGCACACCGTCGCCGTGCTGGCCTTCGAAGGCATCAGTCCTTTTCACCTGTCCGTGCCCTGCATGGTGTTCGGCGACGACCTGGCGCGGCTGGGCGTGCCGCGCTATGAGCTGCTGGTCTGCGGCGAGCGCCGGGGCCTGATCCCGACCATGTCGGGCTTCAATATCGAGGTGCCGCACGACCTGTCCGCTTTGGCGCGGGCCGACACGGTCATCGTGCCGGCCTGGCGTGATCCGGACGAACCGCCGCCGCCGGCGCTGCTCGGTGCCCTGCGCGCCACCCATGCGCGCGGCGCGCGGGTGGTGGGCCTGTGCCTGGGCACCTTCGTGCTGGCCGAGGCCGGCCTGCTGGACGGCCGCCGCGCGGCCACCCACTGGGTCTGGGCCGGGGATTTCCGCAAGCGCTATCCCCGCGTGCGGCTGGACCAGGACGTCCTGTATGTGGACGACGGCGACATCCTGACCTCCGCCGGCACCGCGGCGGCGATCGACTGCTGCCTGCACCTGCTGCGCGGCGACCATGGCGCCGAGATCGCCAACCGCGTCGCTCGCCGCATGGTGGTGGCGCCGCAACGCGACGGCGGCCAGGCGCAATATATCGAGCATCCGCTGCCGAAAGCCGCGGGCGGCGACCGCCTGCGCGCCACGCTGGACTGGGCCATCGAGCACCTGGACCAGCCGTTGTGCCTGGACCAACTGGCGGCGCGCGCCAGCATGAGCCGGCGCAATTTCACGCGCCACTTCAAGGCGCAGACCGGCGCCACCGTTTCGCAGTGGCTGCTGAACCACCGGCTGGCCTCGACCCAGCGCCTGCTGGAAACCAGCGACCACGGCATCGACTGCATCGCCGGCCTGGTGGGCTTCGGCTCGGCGGCGTCACTGCGGCAGCATTTCGCCGCCGCGTTCTCGGTGTCGCCTGGCGCCTACCGGCGCCAGTTCCGCCAGGCGCCCGGACCGCGGCGGGCAGCGTAG